The following coding sequences are from one Aethina tumida isolate Nest 87 chromosome 2, icAetTumi1.1, whole genome shotgun sequence window:
- the LOC109602832 gene encoding vanin-like protein 2 isoform X2: MYFIQKLLFCMFLFNYHITLNNCYDGVVVQYYPYESEAGSERIRTNINGYRRELEELKTKNIGASIVVFPEYGLTGKTAEPEIYSMELPENWNDKNLYLDNIFKLSALAEEHDVYLVVNLLEMAKQKENNNVDYFNTNVVFDRKGYIIKTYRKINLGEKETNLTAGNEVSSFSTDFGVKFGLITNEDLFSVNPSESILQDEAIKDVIAPMSWENHFPFEISTSIQSGYAKANNINVLASSLSKPVLKISGGGFYGTYSTSWISGFNSTKSVNFQSDKVGNLSSFVGKAGRALPNEDTLKPLNITNNIKNYVNNIHTDEFGMDSKKVELNLNEGATCIGEVDYTDNSDQDIFIRASLLNTTKQIGRKTFKIATCLIYMCDSEDIETCGNRLDKYPNLKYNKLRLVLEFTKNQQTDIQRPLTYTNDLKPIENYSFVNNGTNQWIIEASNLNEAVLVFGIETRTEIVNELNPNSAPRINVTLFCLAVMLIIIKVVN; the protein is encoded by the exons ATGTATTTCatacaaaaacttttattttgtatgtttttgtTCAATTACCACATcactttaaataat TGTTATGATGGAGTTGTTGTTCAGTATTACCCTTATGAAAGTGAAGCCGGAAGTGAAAGGATCAGGACTAATATTAATGGATACAGAAGGGAGTtg GAGgagttaaaaactaaaaacattgGTGCTTCAATTGTTGTCTTTCCCGAATATGGTTTGACAGGAAAAACTGCAGAACCAGAGATTTACTCTATGGAATTACCAGAAAATTGGAACGATAAAAACCTATATCTTGAT aacATATTTAAACTGTCAGCTTTAGCTGAAGAACATGATGTATATTTGGTTGTAAACCTGTTGGAAATggcaaaacaaaaagaaaacaacaatgttgactattttaatacaaacgtTGTTTTTGACAGAAAAggttacattattaaaac cTACCGCAAAATTAACTTGGGAGAAAAAGAAACCAACTTAACAGCAGGTAATGAAGTGTCAAGTTTTTCCACAGATTTTGGTGTGAAATTCGGCTTAATCACCAACGAAGATTTATTTTCCGTAAATCCATCCGAGTCAATTTTACAAGATGAAGCAATAAAAGACGTGATTGCACCAATGAGCTGGGAAAATCATTTTCCATTTGAAATTT cgACTTCGATTCAAAGCGGATACGCCAaagcaaataatataaacgttTTAGCTTCAAGTTTAAGTAAACCCGTCCTTAAAATTTCTGGGGGTGGCTTTTATGGGACATACTCAACTAGTTGGATAAGCGGATTTAATTCAACCAAAAGTGTAAACTTTCAATCTGACAAAGTTGGAAATTTGTCTTCATTTGTA gGCAAAGCCGGTAGGGCACTTCCCAACGAAGACACACTAAAACCGTTaaacattacaaataatattaaaaactacgtTAACAATATCCATACGGACGAATTTGGGATGGATTCAAAAAAAGTGGAACTTAATCTGAATGAAGGAGCCACATGTATAGGAGAGGTCGATTACACAGATAATTCGGACCAAGACATTTTCATCag GGCGTCCCTGCTAAACACCACAAAACAAATCGGCAGGAAAACCTTTAAGATAGCCACATGTTTGATTTACATGTGCGACAGCGAGGACATCGAAACCTGCGGGAACCGACTAGATAAATAccccaatttaaaatacaacaaactGAGGCTCGTATtggaatttacaaaaaatcaaCAGACGGACATACAAAGGCCGTTAACCTACACCAACGATCTTAAACCCATAGAAAACTATAGTTTCGTCAACAACGGAACAAACCAGTGGATCATTGAGGcgtcaaatttgaatgaagCCGTACTGGTTTTTGGAATTGAGACTCGAACCGAAATAGTAAACGAATTAAATCCGAATTCAGCACCGAGAATTAATGTCACACTGTTTTGTTTAGCAGTTATGTTGATCATTATAAAAGtggtaaattaa
- the LOC109602839 gene encoding probable ATP-dependent RNA helicase DDX17 isoform X3: MRGRSNRRSRSRDRRRSRSRDRGYGGGGRRNAAGANLRKPRWDLSRLEPFKKDFYIPHPAVQNRPIYEVDEWRKCKEISLKGKGIPEPVLSFEEAGFPDYVMSEVRKMGFKNPTPIQSQGWPIALSGRDMVGIASTGSGKTLSYILPAIVHINNQSRLQRGDGPIALVLAPTRELAQQIQQVASDFGHTSRIRNTCVFGGAPKGPQASDLSDGVEIIIATPGRLIDFLESNRTNLRRCTYLVLDEADRMLDMGFEPQIRKIIEQIRPDRQTLMWSATWPKEVQALATEFLKDYVQINVGSLQLSANHNILQIIDVCQEYEKETKLSTLLKEIMSEKENKTIIFIETKRRVDDITRKMKRDGWPAVCIHGDKSQQERDWVLQDFRSGKAPILVATDVAARGLEAQALLI, encoded by the exons ttcaaggagcAGAGACCGAAGACGATCCCGAAGCCGAGACCGTGGCTATGGCGGAGGCGGCAGGCGAAACGCTGCTGGCGCCAATTTACGAAAGCCCCGTTGGGACTTGAGTCGTCTAGAACCATTCAAAAAAGACTTTTACATACCACACCCCGCAGTACAAAACCGACCCATCTACGAAGTGGACGAGTGGAGGAAATGCAAGGAAATATCGCTGAAAGGCAAAGGTATCCCGGAACCGGTGCTCTCGTTCGAAGAAGCCGGCTTCCCCGATTATGTGATGTCTGAGGTTAGGAAGATGGGATTTAAGAATCCCACTCCGATTCAGTCCCAAGGTTGGCCTATAGCTTTGTCGGGCAGAGATATGGTCGGCATTGCTTCCACGGGGTCGGGGAAAACGTTGTCGTATATCCTTCCTGCCATCGTTCACATAAATAATCAGTCCAGGCTGCAGCGAGGTGATGGACCCATTGCCCTCGTCTTGGCGCCCACCAGGGAATTAGCTCAACAAATTCAGCAG gTCGCATCCGACTTCGGTCACACCTCCAGAATAAGAAACACGTGCGTATTCGGCGGAGCGCCGAAGGGACCGCAAGCCAGTGATCTGAGTGACGGCGTGGAGATAATAATAGCCACACCCGGTCGCCTGATCGACTTCCTGGAAAGCAACAGGACCAACTTGAGACGCTGCACCTACTTGGTATTAGACGAGGCCGACAGAATGCTGGATATGGGTTTCGAGCCTCAGATACGTAAAATTATCGAACAGATCCGGCCGGATAGACAGACCCTGATGTGGTCGGCCACTTGGCCTAAGGAGGTTCAAGCGTTGGCCACCGAATTTCTGAAAGATTATGTTCAAATTAACGTGGGGTCGCTGCAACTGTCGGCTaatcacaatattttacaaattatcgaCGTCTGTCAGGAATATGAAAAGGAAACGAAACTGAGCACATTATTGAAAGAGATTATGTCTGAAAAGGAAAATaagactattatttttattgaaacaaaaaggCGTGTAGATGATATAACCAGAAAAATGAAACGTGATGG ATGGCCTGCAGTCTGTATTCATGGTGATAAATCACAACAAGAGAGAGACTGGGTTCTTCAAG attttaggTCTGGAAAAGCGCCAATTCTAGTAGCAACTGACGTAGCAGCTCGAGGTTTAG AGGCACAGGcgttgttaatataa
- the LOC109602832 gene encoding vanin-like protein 2 isoform X1, which produces MYFIQTLLFYMFFFNNHITLNNCYDGVVVQYYPYESEAGSERIRTNINGYRRELEELKTKNIGASIVVFPEYGLTGKTAEPEIYSMELPENWNDKNLYLDNIFKLSALAEEHDVYLVVNLLEMAKQKENNNVDYFNTNVVFDRKGYIIKTYRKINLGEKETNLTAGNEVSSFSTDFGVKFGLITNEDLFSVNPSESILQDEAIKDVIAPMSWENHFPFEISTSIQSGYAKANNINVLASSLSKPVLKISGGGFYGTYSTSWISGFNSTKSVNFQSDKVGNLSSFVGKAGRALPNEDTLKPLNITNNIKNYVNNIHTDEFGMDSKKVELNLNEGATCIGEVDYTDNSDQDIFIRASLLNTTKQIGRKTFKIATCLIYMCDSEDIETCGNRLDKYPNLKYNKLRLVLEFTKNQQTDIQRPLTYTNDLKPIENYSFVNNGTNQWIIEASNLNEAVLVFGIETRTEIVNELNPNSAPRINVTLFCLAVMLIIIKVVN; this is translated from the exons ATGTATTTCAtacaaacacttttattttatatgttttttttcaataaccaCATcactttaaataat TGTTATGATGGAGTTGTTGTTCAGTATTACCCTTATGAAAGTGAAGCCGGAAGTGAAAGGATCAGGACTAATATTAATGGATACAGAAGGGAGTtg GAGgagttaaaaactaaaaacattgGTGCTTCAATTGTTGTCTTTCCCGAATATGGTTTGACAGGAAAAACTGCAGAACCAGAGATTTACTCTATGGAATTACCAGAAAATTGGAACGATAAAAACCTATATCTTGAT aacATATTTAAACTGTCAGCTTTAGCTGAAGAACATGATGTATATTTGGTTGTAAACCTGTTGGAAATggcaaaacaaaaagaaaacaacaatgttgactattttaatacaaacgtTGTTTTTGACAGAAAAggttacattattaaaac cTACCGCAAAATTAACTTGGGAGAAAAAGAAACCAACTTAACAGCAGGTAATGAAGTGTCAAGTTTTTCCACAGATTTTGGTGTGAAATTCGGCTTAATCACCAACGAAGATTTATTTTCCGTAAATCCATCCGAGTCAATTTTACAAGATGAAGCAATAAAAGACGTGATTGCACCAATGAGCTGGGAAAATCATTTTCCATTTGAAATTT cgACTTCGATTCAAAGCGGATACGCCAaagcaaataatataaacgttTTAGCTTCAAGTTTAAGTAAACCCGTCCTTAAAATTTCTGGGGGTGGCTTTTATGGGACATACTCAACTAGTTGGATAAGCGGATTTAATTCAACCAAAAGTGTAAACTTTCAATCTGACAAAGTTGGAAATTTGTCTTCATTTGTA gGCAAAGCCGGTAGGGCACTTCCCAACGAAGACACACTAAAACCGTTaaacattacaaataatattaaaaactacgtTAACAATATCCATACGGACGAATTTGGGATGGATTCAAAAAAAGTGGAACTTAATCTGAATGAAGGAGCCACATGTATAGGAGAGGTCGATTACACAGATAATTCGGACCAAGACATTTTCATCag GGCGTCCCTGCTAAACACCACAAAACAAATCGGCAGGAAAACCTTTAAGATAGCCACATGTTTGATTTACATGTGCGACAGCGAGGACATCGAAACCTGCGGGAACCGACTAGATAAATAccccaatttaaaatacaacaaactGAGGCTCGTATtggaatttacaaaaaatcaaCAGACGGACATACAAAGGCCGTTAACCTACACCAACGATCTTAAACCCATAGAAAACTATAGTTTCGTCAACAACGGAACAAACCAGTGGATCATTGAGGcgtcaaatttgaatgaagCCGTACTGGTTTTTGGAATTGAGACTCGAACCGAAATAGTAAACGAATTAAATCCGAATTCAGCACCGAGAATTAATGTCACACTGTTTTGTTTAGCAGTTATGTTGATCATTATAAAAGtggtaaattaa
- the LOC109602839 gene encoding probable ATP-dependent RNA helicase DDX17 isoform X2, with protein MRGRSNRRSRSRDRRRSRSRDRGYGGGGRRNAAGANLRKPRWDLSRLEPFKKDFYIPHPAVQNRPIYEVDEWRKCKEISLKGKGIPEPVLSFEEAGFPDYVMSEVRKMGFKNPTPIQSQGWPIALSGRDMVGIASTGSGKTLSYILPAIVHINNQSRLQRGDGPIALVLAPTRELAQQIQQVASDFGHTSRIRNTCVFGGAPKGPQASDLSDGVEIIIATPGRLIDFLESNRTNLRRCTYLVLDEADRMLDMGFEPQIRKIIEQIRPDRQTLMWSATWPKEVQALATEFLKDYVQINVGSLQLSANHNILQIIDVCQEYEKETKLSTLLKEIMSEKENKTIIFIETKRRVDDITRKMKRDGWPAVCIHGDKSQQERDWVLQDFRSGKAPILVATDVAARGLDVEDVKFVINFDYPSNSEDYVHRIGRTGRSQRTGTAYTFFTPSNANKASDLVAVLKEAKQVINPKLQEMADTRGWGSNGNSGRGRNRWGRSRNGGQRCNNRSSSRSRSRSPRRNMRRDRSRSRDRNGRRRRSPPRSLSRSPQPPTSSSSRSGNSGYGDRRRR; from the exons ttcaaggagcAGAGACCGAAGACGATCCCGAAGCCGAGACCGTGGCTATGGCGGAGGCGGCAGGCGAAACGCTGCTGGCGCCAATTTACGAAAGCCCCGTTGGGACTTGAGTCGTCTAGAACCATTCAAAAAAGACTTTTACATACCACACCCCGCAGTACAAAACCGACCCATCTACGAAGTGGACGAGTGGAGGAAATGCAAGGAAATATCGCTGAAAGGCAAAGGTATCCCGGAACCGGTGCTCTCGTTCGAAGAAGCCGGCTTCCCCGATTATGTGATGTCTGAGGTTAGGAAGATGGGATTTAAGAATCCCACTCCGATTCAGTCCCAAGGTTGGCCTATAGCTTTGTCGGGCAGAGATATGGTCGGCATTGCTTCCACGGGGTCGGGGAAAACGTTGTCGTATATCCTTCCTGCCATCGTTCACATAAATAATCAGTCCAGGCTGCAGCGAGGTGATGGACCCATTGCCCTCGTCTTGGCGCCCACCAGGGAATTAGCTCAACAAATTCAGCAG gTCGCATCCGACTTCGGTCACACCTCCAGAATAAGAAACACGTGCGTATTCGGCGGAGCGCCGAAGGGACCGCAAGCCAGTGATCTGAGTGACGGCGTGGAGATAATAATAGCCACACCCGGTCGCCTGATCGACTTCCTGGAAAGCAACAGGACCAACTTGAGACGCTGCACCTACTTGGTATTAGACGAGGCCGACAGAATGCTGGATATGGGTTTCGAGCCTCAGATACGTAAAATTATCGAACAGATCCGGCCGGATAGACAGACCCTGATGTGGTCGGCCACTTGGCCTAAGGAGGTTCAAGCGTTGGCCACCGAATTTCTGAAAGATTATGTTCAAATTAACGTGGGGTCGCTGCAACTGTCGGCTaatcacaatattttacaaattatcgaCGTCTGTCAGGAATATGAAAAGGAAACGAAACTGAGCACATTATTGAAAGAGATTATGTCTGAAAAGGAAAATaagactattatttttattgaaacaaaaaggCGTGTAGATGATATAACCAGAAAAATGAAACGTGATGG ATGGCCTGCAGTCTGTATTCATGGTGATAAATCACAACAAGAGAGAGACTGGGTTCTTCAAG attttaggTCTGGAAAAGCGCCAATTCTAGTAGCAACTGACGTAGCAGCTCGAGGTTTAG ATGTCGAAGACGTCAAGTTCGTTATAAATTTCGATTATCCGTCCAACTCTGAGGATTATGTGCACCGTATTGGACGTACGGGCCGGTCCCAACGCACTGGCACTGCCTACACGTTTTTCACGCCGAGTAACGCGAACAAAGCCTCCGACTTGGTGGCGGTCCTTAAGGAGGCCAAGCAGGTGATCAATCCCAAGCTCCAAGAGATGGCGGACACTAGAGGATGGGGTTCGAATGGAAATTCGGGGCGAG GGAGAAACCGATGGGGAAGAAGCCGAAACGGCGGCCAACGTTGCAACAACCGCTCATCGTCACGTTCCCGGTCCAGGTCGCCACGCAGAAACATGCGACGAGATCGCAGCAGGTCGAGAGACCGCAACGGCAGACGCAGACGTTCACCACCACGTAGCCTTAGCCGATCGCCACAACCGCCCACATCGTCGTCCTCTAGATCAGGCAA CAGTGGATATGGGGATAGACGAAGAAGATag
- the LOC109602839 gene encoding uncharacterized protein LOC109602839 isoform X1: MRGRSNRRSRSRDRRRSRSRDRGYGGGGRRNAAGANLRKPRWDLSRLEPFKKDFYIPHPAVQNRPIYEVDEWRKCKEISLKGKGIPEPVLSFEEAGFPDYVMSEVRKMGFKNPTPIQSQGWPIALSGRDMVGIASTGSGKTLSYILPAIVHINNQSRLQRGDGPIALVLAPTRELAQQIQQVASDFGHTSRIRNTCVFGGAPKGPQASDLSDGVEIIIATPGRLIDFLESNRTNLRRCTYLVLDEADRMLDMGFEPQIRKIIEQIRPDRQTLMWSATWPKEVQALATEFLKDYVQINVGSLQLSANHNILQIIDVCQEYEKETKLSTLLKEIMSEKENKTIIFIETKRRVDDITRKMKRDGWPAVCIHGDKSQQERDWVLQDFRSGKAPILVATDVAARGLDVEDVKFVINFDYPSNSEDYVHRIGRTGRSQRTGTAYTFFTPSNANKASDLVAVLKEAKQVINPKLQEMADTRGWGSNGNSGRGRNRWGRSRNGGQRCNNRSSSRSRSRSPRRNMRRDRSRSRDRNGRRRRSPPRSLSRSPQPPTSSSSRSGKSTTTNNMTINNNNNGMTGNSMVGGIAARTMAGPPPMPVTTSVPPPSLPPQQQQKQPSLPPPPQPVLAAYHHHQSLPPPPPGAPYGAYQLPNGAVFFNAPPPPPPNQGVAGMYFPYAPPPPAPR; encoded by the exons ttcaaggagcAGAGACCGAAGACGATCCCGAAGCCGAGACCGTGGCTATGGCGGAGGCGGCAGGCGAAACGCTGCTGGCGCCAATTTACGAAAGCCCCGTTGGGACTTGAGTCGTCTAGAACCATTCAAAAAAGACTTTTACATACCACACCCCGCAGTACAAAACCGACCCATCTACGAAGTGGACGAGTGGAGGAAATGCAAGGAAATATCGCTGAAAGGCAAAGGTATCCCGGAACCGGTGCTCTCGTTCGAAGAAGCCGGCTTCCCCGATTATGTGATGTCTGAGGTTAGGAAGATGGGATTTAAGAATCCCACTCCGATTCAGTCCCAAGGTTGGCCTATAGCTTTGTCGGGCAGAGATATGGTCGGCATTGCTTCCACGGGGTCGGGGAAAACGTTGTCGTATATCCTTCCTGCCATCGTTCACATAAATAATCAGTCCAGGCTGCAGCGAGGTGATGGACCCATTGCCCTCGTCTTGGCGCCCACCAGGGAATTAGCTCAACAAATTCAGCAG gTCGCATCCGACTTCGGTCACACCTCCAGAATAAGAAACACGTGCGTATTCGGCGGAGCGCCGAAGGGACCGCAAGCCAGTGATCTGAGTGACGGCGTGGAGATAATAATAGCCACACCCGGTCGCCTGATCGACTTCCTGGAAAGCAACAGGACCAACTTGAGACGCTGCACCTACTTGGTATTAGACGAGGCCGACAGAATGCTGGATATGGGTTTCGAGCCTCAGATACGTAAAATTATCGAACAGATCCGGCCGGATAGACAGACCCTGATGTGGTCGGCCACTTGGCCTAAGGAGGTTCAAGCGTTGGCCACCGAATTTCTGAAAGATTATGTTCAAATTAACGTGGGGTCGCTGCAACTGTCGGCTaatcacaatattttacaaattatcgaCGTCTGTCAGGAATATGAAAAGGAAACGAAACTGAGCACATTATTGAAAGAGATTATGTCTGAAAAGGAAAATaagactattatttttattgaaacaaaaaggCGTGTAGATGATATAACCAGAAAAATGAAACGTGATGG ATGGCCTGCAGTCTGTATTCATGGTGATAAATCACAACAAGAGAGAGACTGGGTTCTTCAAG attttaggTCTGGAAAAGCGCCAATTCTAGTAGCAACTGACGTAGCAGCTCGAGGTTTAG ATGTCGAAGACGTCAAGTTCGTTATAAATTTCGATTATCCGTCCAACTCTGAGGATTATGTGCACCGTATTGGACGTACGGGCCGGTCCCAACGCACTGGCACTGCCTACACGTTTTTCACGCCGAGTAACGCGAACAAAGCCTCCGACTTGGTGGCGGTCCTTAAGGAGGCCAAGCAGGTGATCAATCCCAAGCTCCAAGAGATGGCGGACACTAGAGGATGGGGTTCGAATGGAAATTCGGGGCGAG GGAGAAACCGATGGGGAAGAAGCCGAAACGGCGGCCAACGTTGCAACAACCGCTCATCGTCACGTTCCCGGTCCAGGTCGCCACGCAGAAACATGCGACGAGATCGCAGCAGGTCGAGAGACCGCAACGGCAGACGCAGACGTTCACCACCACGTAGCCTTAGCCGATCGCCACAACCGCCCACATCGTCGTCCTCTAGATCAGGCAAGTCCACCACCACAAACAACATGAccatcaacaacaacaacaatggcATGACGGGCAACAGCATGGTTGGCGGCATCGCCGCCCGCACTATGGCCGGCCCTCCGCCGATGCCGGTGACCACTTCGGTGCCACCGCCGTCACTGCCACCGCAACAACAACAGAAACAGCCTTCACTGCCTCCCCCTCCTCAGCCGGTGCTCGCGGCCTACCACCACCATCAGAGTCTACCCCCGCCGCCCCCGGGCGCTCCCTACGGCGCCTATCAACTACCGAATGGGGCAGTGTTTTTCAACGCGCCGCCTCCGCCGCCGCCGAACCAGGGGGTTGCCGGGATGTACTTTCCATACGCTCCGCCACCTCCCGCACCTCGTTAG
- the LOC109602836 gene encoding WD repeat-containing protein 13 — protein sequence MTSAVQQQIFALDARYNAHRAPQSPSFRTLYIRRRSQLLRESQLSPEDSKQYLKLRTFLLQQRYGNPKIDSGSLPATGTNSKANSNKGNIQQGNSLSGSVVPTKEAEASRAIVGGNTIAENYAFVGVHHIFDQHLQPVTMVKFANNDKSRLCCCSIDGNLSICNLMDNPPSVLTILKGHTKPISGFDWSVNNDLIVSASLDGTIRVWNVSDYNCLRIINDPNNAQILCCLFQPSNNNLLLTGNCRGELRIANVSTGRFMKNVCKIGGNVLSLTSDTSGRIFWAGNDKGEIVSVFCELNGGLCKTRKITMAVPCSITSLSYRAWISREARDPMLLVNATNNTLCLFSIIDSEGGLQVKRQFQNRHQKHMVRSTFCPIMSFRQGACVVTGSEDGSVYFVDIERPGNKSVVNTLQGHASTVLSISFNYDESLLATSDLQGLVIIWKKGSVN from the exons atgactAGTGCCGTACAGCAACAGATCTTTGCATTGGATGCTCGGTATAATGCTCATAGGGCACCTCAAAGTCCCAGTTTTA GAACTTTATACATAAGAAGGCGAAGCCAACTGCTGCGGGAGTCACAACTTTCACCAGAAGATTCTAAACAGTACTTGAAGTTACGTACATTCCTTTTACAGCAAAGATATGGTAACCCTAAAATTGACTCCGGATCTTTACCAGCTACAGGAACTAATAGCAAA GCCAACTCAAATAAAGGCAACATTCAACAGGGAAACTCTTTGTCAGGTTCTGTTGTGCCAACTAAAGAAGCTGAAGCTTCCCGAGCAATTGTAGGAGGTAATACAATAGCAGAAAATTATGCTTTTGTTGGAGTACACCATATTTTTGATCAA CATTTACAACCAGTTACAATGGTAAAATTTGCCAACAATGATAAATCAAGATTATGTTGCTGTTCAATAGATGGAAATCTATccatatgtaatttaatggaTAACCCACCCTCAGTTTTGACAATTCTTAAGGGACACACAAAACCTATATCAg gTTTCGATTGGTctgtaaataatgatttaattgttAGTGCTTCACTGGATGGTACAATTAGAGTCTGGAATGTTAGTGATTATAATTGTCTGAGAATTATTAATGATCCAAACAATGCACAAATTTTGTGCTGTTTATTTCAACCTAGCaataacaatttgttatta ACAGGTAATTGTAGAGGAGAACTCAGAATAGCAAATGTTTCCACAGGAAGATTTATGAAGAACGTTTGTAAAATAGGTGGCAACGTATTAAGTTTAACATCAGACACAAGTGGAAGAATATTTTGGGCAGGGAATGACAAG ggTGAAATTGTTTCTGttttttgtgaattaaatGGTGGTTTATGCAAAACTAGAAAAATAACTATGGCAGTTCCATGTTCCATAACAAGTTTAAGCTACAGAGCATGGATAAGTAGAGAAGCAAGGGATCCTATGTTACTGGTGAATGCCACAAATAACACATTGTGTTTATTCAG tattattgaTTCAGAGGGTGGTTTACAAGTAAAGAGGCAATTCCAAAATAGACATCAAAAACATATGGTTAGATCGACATTTTGTCCAATTATGTCTTTCAGACAAGGTGCTTGCGTTG tGACAGGAAGTGAAGATGGCAGCGTGTACTTTGTGGATATAGAGCGACCAGGTAACAAATCAGTCGTTAACACACTCCAAGGACATGCTTCAACAGTATTAAGCATCAGCTTTAATTACGATGAATCTCTATTAGCAACCAGTGACTTACAAGGTCTGGTAATAATTTGGAAAAAGGGTAgcgttaattaa